One Triticum aestivum cultivar Chinese Spring unplaced genomic scaffold, IWGSC CS RefSeq v2.1 scaffold259943, whole genome shotgun sequence genomic window, AGTAGTAGCATATCATGTCGATACCTCTATGTGACCTTCGTCGTCGGCCACCGTGAGGCGCCACTCCCCGTCGCCGGAGCCGAACGCCTGGCCGCAGCCGGCCCACTCCTCccacgccaccacctcctcctctgcgaCGCCGACGTACTCCATGCTGGTCACGCGGTGGCCGAGCCTGACGCAGTCGAGCACGCCGAAGCGGCGCGCGTAGGCGTGGAGGTAGTCGGCGACCTGGCGCTGGTTGGGGAACATCTCCGTCACGGAGTCCGGCCAGGGGAAGTCGGAGTAGCGATACATGTGCCGTGGCGCCTGGAGCCTGGTCCCCTCCATGGCGTTCGGCCACACGCCCCCGACGGCGTCGCCCGCATCAAAGACCACCGGCCGGCAGCCGCGCTCCAGCAGGTGCTTGCACGCCGCCAGGCCACTCACGCCGGCGCCCACGATGGCCACGCTCTTCTCATCCAGGCCCATCGGTCGATTTGTATGTGTGTGtgctccgtccacgacgggcggtGTGAAAGGTAGTGCTACGCTACGGGACTCACAGCAGCAT contains:
- the LOC123176850 gene encoding putative flavin-containing monooxygenase 2, whose protein sequence is MGLDEKSVAIVGAGVSGLAACKHLLERGCRPVVFDAGDAVGGVWPNAMEGTRLQAPRHMYRYSDFPWPDSVTEMFPNQRQVADYLHAYARRFGVLDCVRLGHRVTSMEYVGVAEEEVVAWEEWAGCGQAFGSGDGEWRLTVADDEGHIEVHMVDFVILCTGRFSNYPNIPNFPPGRGPEAFDGKVIHSMDYSKMGSEKAKEMIKDKCVTVVGYGNSALDIANECAKVNGKNIQSSIKHTLFLLVSETETLLCPFC